A region of Streptomyces sp. WMMC500 DNA encodes the following proteins:
- a CDS encoding PspA/IM30 family protein: protein MTSITHRIGALFRIKAGKALDRAEDPREVLDYSYERQLEMLQRVRRGLADVATSRKGVELRADQLRQSTGRLEDQAQQALAAGREDLAREALTRRTTAASKITELEEQQTELQAQEEKMGLAVQRLQAQVDSFRTRKETVKATYTSAEAQTRITEAVSGVGEELGDVGLAVQRAQDKTEQMQARAGALDELIASGALEDATKPAGGDDDIQVELEHMSADQDVEIELARMKAQLPAAPGPGVTGGPGATKGGHDEEAPS, encoded by the coding sequence ATGACCAGCATCACTCACCGTATCGGCGCCCTGTTCAGGATCAAGGCCGGCAAGGCCCTCGATCGCGCCGAGGACCCGCGCGAGGTCCTGGACTACTCGTACGAGCGGCAACTGGAGATGCTGCAGAGGGTTCGGCGCGGCCTGGCCGACGTCGCGACCAGCCGTAAGGGCGTCGAGCTGCGGGCGGACCAGTTGCGGCAGTCCACGGGCAGGCTGGAGGACCAGGCGCAGCAGGCGCTCGCGGCCGGCCGGGAGGACCTGGCCCGCGAGGCGCTCACCCGCCGGACCACCGCGGCCTCGAAGATCACCGAGCTTGAGGAGCAGCAGACAGAGTTGCAGGCGCAGGAGGAGAAGATGGGCCTGGCCGTACAGCGCCTTCAGGCGCAGGTCGACTCGTTCCGTACCCGCAAGGAGACGGTCAAGGCCACCTACACCTCGGCCGAGGCCCAGACCCGGATCACCGAGGCCGTGAGCGGCGTGGGTGAGGAGCTGGGCGATGTCGGCCTCGCCGTCCAGCGGGCCCAGGACAAGACCGAGCAGATGCAGGCGCGCGCCGGTGCGCTGGACGAGCTGATCGCCTCCGGCGCGCTGGAGGATGCCACGAAGCCGGCCGGCGGGGACGACGACATCCAGGTCGAGCTTGAGCACATGAGTGCGGATCAGGATGTGGAGATCGAGCTGGCCCGGATGAAGGCGCAGCTCCCCGCCGCTCCCGGCCCGGGGGTGACAGGGGGTCCCGGTGCGACGAAGGGCGGTCACGACGAGGAGGCGCCGTCATGA
- a CDS encoding FAD-dependent oxidoreductase yields MADVLVIGGGIAGAAAGWSLAGRSGSRRVTLLEAERVPGMHATGRSAALFSEYFGNAAVRALTVHSRVFYATPPTGFAAGPLLTPRGVLALGTPETAAAFAAAKAAGAGAPQPAVELTVEEALGLCPLLRPGAFDRALHKPGACDVDVDAAHQGFLRGLRAAGGTVVTGARVTGLVRRGGRWHAATPAGDFSAPLVVNAAGAWADGVAKLAGVPPAGLVPYRRTAALARVPDGHDVTGWPMVTDVADTFYARPEPGGLLLSPADATPTAPGPVRHDEADVALAIARFEAMVALPLRHVSHAWAGLRTAAPDDTPVIGPDPDAPGFCWLAGLGGYGIQTAPAAGALLAALAAEDAPPPELLPLVADVTPVRTRTAPL; encoded by the coding sequence GTGGCTGACGTCCTGGTCATCGGGGGTGGCATCGCCGGTGCCGCGGCGGGGTGGTCTCTCGCCGGGCGGTCCGGCAGCCGCCGGGTGACGCTGCTGGAGGCGGAGCGGGTTCCGGGGATGCACGCGACCGGGCGCTCCGCGGCGCTGTTCAGCGAGTACTTCGGCAACGCGGCGGTGCGGGCGCTCACCGTGCACAGCCGGGTCTTCTACGCGACGCCGCCCACCGGCTTCGCCGCCGGCCCGCTGCTCACGCCACGCGGCGTCCTCGCCCTCGGTACCCCGGAGACCGCCGCGGCCTTCGCGGCCGCGAAGGCCGCGGGGGCCGGCGCGCCGCAGCCCGCCGTGGAACTGACCGTCGAGGAGGCGCTCGGGCTGTGCCCGCTGCTCCGCCCCGGCGCGTTCGACCGGGCGCTCCACAAGCCGGGGGCCTGCGACGTCGACGTGGACGCCGCGCACCAGGGCTTCCTGCGCGGGCTGCGGGCCGCCGGGGGCACGGTGGTGACCGGTGCCCGGGTCACGGGGCTCGTCCGGCGCGGCGGCCGGTGGCACGCCGCCACCCCGGCCGGCGACTTCTCCGCGCCGCTCGTCGTCAACGCGGCGGGCGCATGGGCCGACGGCGTCGCGAAGTTGGCCGGTGTGCCGCCGGCCGGGCTCGTCCCGTACCGCCGTACGGCCGCGCTCGCCCGGGTGCCGGACGGCCACGACGTCACGGGCTGGCCCATGGTCACCGACGTCGCCGACACCTTCTACGCCCGCCCCGAGCCCGGCGGTCTGCTGCTCTCCCCCGCCGACGCGACACCGACGGCGCCGGGTCCGGTGCGCCACGACGAGGCCGACGTGGCGCTCGCGATCGCACGGTTCGAGGCGATGGTCGCCCTCCCGCTGCGGCACGTGTCGCACGCCTGGGCGGGGCTGCGCACCGCCGCGCCCGACGACACCCCGGTGATCGGGCCCGACCCGGACGCGCCGGGGTTCTGCTGGCTCGCCGGACTCGGTGGCTACGGCATCCAGACGGCCCCCGCGGCCGGCGCCCTGCTCGCCGCCCTGGCCGCCGAGGACGCACCACCACCGGAACTGCTCCCGCTCGTCGCGGACGTCACTCCGGTCCGCACCCGCACGGCACCGCTCTGA
- the htpX gene encoding zinc metalloprotease HtpX, giving the protein MRSRFAPDRQLTTRMVVTMFLLGLVYVAFVAALIVLLKSVVLVLVIAAGLLAAQFWYSDRIALYAMRGRFVTAEEQPQLHGIIDRLCATADMPKPRVAVSEMDLPNAFATGRNADHAVVCVTTGLQRRLTTEELEGVLAHELSHIAHRDVAVITIASFLGVIAGLVVRFAFYSQLFGGRSRDQNTVVVLAAVMAVSALVYALSFVLIRALSRYRELAADRAGAMLTAKPSALASALTKISGDIARIPTRDLRTAQAFNAFFFTPALGPGTAVANLFSTHPSLERRLDALAEISAELGEPGGGGTP; this is encoded by the coding sequence ATGCGCAGCCGCTTTGCACCCGATCGGCAGTTGACCACCCGCATGGTGGTCACGATGTTCCTGCTCGGGCTGGTGTACGTGGCATTCGTTGCCGCGCTGATCGTCCTGCTCAAGTCCGTCGTCCTGGTGCTCGTCATCGCCGCCGGGCTGCTGGCCGCGCAGTTCTGGTATTCGGACCGGATCGCCCTGTACGCGATGCGCGGCAGATTCGTCACGGCCGAAGAACAACCCCAGTTGCACGGCATCATCGACCGGCTGTGCGCCACCGCGGACATGCCCAAACCCCGGGTGGCCGTGTCCGAGATGGACCTGCCGAACGCGTTCGCCACCGGCCGCAACGCCGACCACGCCGTCGTCTGCGTCACCACCGGCCTGCAGCGCCGCCTGACGACCGAGGAGCTCGAAGGCGTCCTCGCCCACGAGCTCTCGCACATAGCGCACCGCGACGTGGCGGTGATCACCATCGCCTCGTTCCTGGGGGTGATCGCGGGACTCGTCGTCCGCTTCGCCTTCTACTCCCAGTTGTTCGGCGGACGCAGCCGCGACCAGAACACCGTCGTCGTCCTCGCCGCGGTCATGGCGGTCTCCGCGCTCGTCTACGCGCTCAGCTTCGTGCTCATCCGCGCGCTGTCGCGCTACCGCGAGCTGGCCGCCGACCGCGCCGGAGCCATGCTGACCGCGAAGCCCTCCGCGCTGGCCTCGGCCCTCACCAAGATCAGCGGGGACATCGCCCGTATCCCCACCCGGGATCTGCGCACCGCCCAGGCGTTCAACGCCTTCTTCTTCACCCCCGCCCTGGGTCCCGGCACCGCGGTGGCCAACCTCTTCTCCACCCACCCCAGCCTCGAACGCCGCCTCGACGCCCTCGCGGAGATCTCCGCCGAGCTGGGCGAACCGGGCGGCGGCGGGACGCCGTGA
- a CDS encoding PP2C family protein-serine/threonine phosphatase: MNEPQSPKPATPVRAVLSALPYAVMTVVAVVDISAGPEVGYLPLVSLGPAFAGLVGGWRRTALIGALALLLCAALAQYNGLLGDRRGYTAMFSVVAVTAAGLAAVRMRQAREAELANVRSIAETAQRVLLRPVPLAAGKLRIALSYTSAVADARIGGDLYEVVTSPAGVRVIVGDVQGKGLEAVEAAAVVLSAFREAAYDEPDLQAVGERVERALDRQLPSEKFVTTIMAEIGDEPAVTLLNYGHPAPLAVRSDGDTRLLEPPARALPLGLGMHGTAPPRPHVHPFSPGDQILFYTDGVTEARNEQGAFYSLTRSTPLLRDADADTALAAVRQDLIDYVGGPLQDDAAMLLLRYRREDAAQQA; encoded by the coding sequence CTGAACGAGCCGCAGAGCCCCAAACCGGCCACGCCCGTCCGCGCTGTGCTTTCAGCGCTGCCTTACGCCGTCATGACCGTCGTCGCGGTGGTGGACATCTCGGCCGGCCCGGAAGTCGGCTACCTGCCGCTGGTGTCCCTGGGCCCCGCGTTCGCCGGCCTGGTCGGCGGATGGCGGCGCACGGCGTTGATCGGGGCACTGGCGCTGCTGCTCTGTGCGGCGCTCGCTCAGTACAACGGGCTGCTCGGCGACCGCCGCGGGTACACCGCAATGTTCTCGGTGGTCGCGGTCACCGCTGCCGGACTGGCGGCCGTTCGGATGCGACAGGCGAGAGAAGCAGAGCTGGCCAACGTGCGTTCGATCGCCGAGACGGCCCAGCGTGTGCTGCTGCGGCCCGTGCCGCTGGCCGCCGGAAAACTGAGGATCGCACTTTCGTACACCTCCGCGGTCGCCGACGCCAGGATCGGAGGCGACCTGTATGAGGTCGTGACGTCACCGGCGGGGGTACGGGTGATCGTCGGCGATGTACAGGGCAAGGGACTCGAAGCGGTGGAGGCCGCGGCGGTGGTGCTCAGCGCCTTCCGCGAGGCGGCGTACGACGAACCGGACCTCCAGGCGGTCGGCGAACGTGTCGAACGGGCACTTGACCGCCAACTGCCCTCCGAGAAGTTCGTCACGACGATCATGGCGGAGATCGGCGACGAACCGGCCGTGACCCTGCTCAACTACGGACACCCCGCACCGCTGGCGGTCCGGAGCGACGGGGACACCCGCCTGCTCGAACCACCCGCACGCGCACTCCCCCTTGGCCTCGGCATGCACGGCACTGCACCGCCCCGACCACACGTGCACCCCTTCAGTCCGGGCGACCAGATCCTCTTCTACACAGACGGCGTTACGGAAGCACGCAACGAACAAGGCGCCTTCTACTCCCTCACCAGGTCCACCCCGCTCCTCAGGGACGCCGACGCCGACACAGCACTGGCGGCCGTTCGCCAGGACCTGATCGACTACGTAGGCGGACCGCTCCAGGACGACGCCGCCATGCTGCTCCTGCGGTACCGAAGAGAAGACGCCGCCCAGCAGGCGTAA